The Amphiura filiformis chromosome 1, Afil_fr2py, whole genome shotgun sequence nucleotide sequence TATCAAGCCTGAGAGTATCACCCTAGCAGGGCgcaagacaatgcgagacacaaattaatatattcgAGGATCGGAAATaccgatgcaagcccgagaaattattatttaaaagaCGTGTTTGGGGCTCCAGCAAACtgacatatcgagggttgacaaacagaaggccttaactcaaaaagtgccttcttgagaaaaatgagtaaaaataatattttggattgAGCTgtaagtattattgtgctataaatgcaataggaagttgaattgagttaaggcttatgattttaagaatctgtgggtattacagattattttggtaccaaaatctcaaaatggccaaaagtgagttaaggccttctgtttgtcaaccctcgatatgaaaatattgagagagaaaaaaaatcaggactcagtggGGCTTGAACCCCGATCAGTGGATTATACCGGTCCAGAGTCTTATCACTGTACTagctgagttcacagtcggtactcgggcaatctcaacttaagtccccatgataacgcTCTCATTGTGCCTCAGCTGCCAattatatatattaaataatgaagaaggaggcatGCTTCACCCTAgtagggcgtaagacaatgcgaaacacaaatgtcgaggatcggaaataaatgatgcaagcccgagaaattagtATTGTTGTTATATACTAGCAGAAATCAAGCGTGTGCATAAGCGTGTGAtgtgtcttgtgtaagagattgactCTCTTGTATAGCCTTTGTATATCTGTCCAATTATGTGTACCGAAAAATGACGAACGAACATTTGCACCTTTCTTGGCAAATTACGTcactgaacaaattttaatctttacctagagcagccagcgcacataaaggTTGAAAACAAGctagtgcatctggccggattcgagaaggcgaccttcgtaatactagcacgacgctctaaccaattgagccacagagaCACGTTGGAGAAGAGCGGGAAATTTAAATCTATAGACTAATCCAACGAGCctagtgatggtcagaatttagtcgaccatgactgggtccccggcgcaccaaactggtgttgtgactgcccaattgggtggattaaagccgcttgtCTACGTGTAGCACTGGTGATAAAATGCAGTTtaaatccccgccaaggacgcatcatttcatattataggtgggatatacccgacggggacccagctatggctgccattgaggtgtagaggaatgcgtgaaattggattcgtctataggtattaggtttgaTAGATGTTCGTCGCATTTCTATCGGAAGGCATCATAACTGCATAATAAAGAAGTCACAGAGGGATGGAATTataatacttagttctctgggttaatagcACGAATTTTAATCTTAACCCAGagtagccagcgcacataaacgttgaaaaaaaaccagtgcatctggtctgattcgaaccggcgaccctCGTAATACTTGCACgatggagaagagcggaagatttaaatctataggtattaggccagagaactaagtattatATTTTCACCCCTATATGACTTTGTAAATTTCTTataaaatatgcagttctgatgcctccCGATTATGACCCGataggaatgcgacgaacatctTTCGAACTAGTGATTACAAAGGTTGCCGCCCGGGGACGCggcgccggttcgaatccggccagatatactgttttttttcaacgtttacgTGCTTTGACtgttctgggtaaagattaaaatttgttcaccctatcaacccagagaactaagtattatACTTTTCATATTACGCAACAGTTGTAAAGTGCCAAATTGCTGCGATAAATATTTCTGCTGTAGAAATATAGTATATGTTATATTTTCGCTCGTAAGGGTACGaatattgacatttcttgtccgccaTGGTTATGTGTGACATATGCCTATTTTAGAAGCTTAAAATCAAAACGCATTATGATCAGTGGGCAAAAACTTTTatgttattgtttattgttaaatcATTCAAGTTTGCgtatttttgttcttttgtttccttttgcagGTCAGACAGTGGAAGACAGTACAGCTTTGAGCAACAATGGACATCCTCAATACGAAGTCATCGAACACAATAACGATGGCTTATGTCGAGGAATTCGTACTGATCACTTTCACTGTTGTCGCCATTTCGATTCTCGCGTGTAGGATAACTGCTGGCATCTGTTTTGGCCTACAATTATATAATGAATTCTTGTACAACAACCAAGATGAAAACAATAACTGTGATGTTACTACAGCTTAAGCTCCTATATGTGTTCCATGTCACCATCGAGACACGCTACTACTGTGGTTAGAGTCCCTCACATGGCTCCCAGCGAGGGATTTGATTATACGGGCCAATTATTATACGAGGGCCTAGTGGTTCTCAATTCTTTATTCAATAATGAAttgtttcaattttatttcaatttcaaaggACTATACTATATAGCAAGCCTCGGACAACTCAACATCCCAatggcagggttgccaaacccgtgatttggttgcccaattaggcgactttgaCAATTTACATTTTGTCCAATTTGTTGTAAATGATATGATTGCTGGTCGATATCAACATTCTTGAGATTGTTGCTGGGTTTTTTGTCTGCAGATTCTGCGGAGAAATCCTATTAACTAGTTAGGATGAAAGACTTTTCGGCATCATTCTCCGACTACCACGATGAGCATTCATTCCACAACcaaacttatcatgcttatgagtACAACTCCAGAGTGATTGGAATTATTGGAACGGTTATGGGCATTTTATTCATGTGTGTGTCTGCATTGGGATTAATCGGTAATATATCCGTCCTCGATATCATCTTTAGGATCActaaaatgaaaacaataataGACATACATGTTGTAAGTTTAAGTATATCAAATATTATGTTCATGATATCTGCGATATTTTTTGGAATACCAAGTTTTATGGAGTATATATGGGTGTTCGGAGAGGCCATGTGTCATATAGTATTTATAATAAACGACACACACCAGTTTTGTGTTATATTCAGCCTCACGGTTATGGCTATCGATAGATATGTAGTAATATGTCACAGGGAGATAGCGGTACGCTATAGAAGCATGACATTGGCAAAGTTCGTGACCATGTGTGTTTGGCTTGCTTCAATAGCCGCTGCAAGCCCTTTTATTTACGTTACCAgttacaacaaaaaacaaaaagcgTGCGGAGCAGACTTTAACGCCAAGTATTCCTTGGAATATGTAGAATTAGTTCAAAAAATGTATGTATTGTACGCTGCGATTCTCGGTTTTGTACTCCCGTTTTTGATTATAACTTTCTGTTATTCAAGCGTTGCCAGAAAGCTTAGAGTTGCCAACGCAAGACTGGGAACTCTCACATGTTCCCGCAAACTAAACCGCCTGGTCCGTTTCTTTATTCTGACATTCTTCATATGCAACTGTCCATTCTTTGTGGCACGATTATTACTCGCCTTTGTGCCATCATTTGCAAGCTGGACGTACAGTTTAATAGTTGCAGATCTTACCATGCTACTGAGTAACGCGAATAGCTTAATTAATCCGATATTGTATGGACTATTTGGCGCTCACATTAAAACGACTTTACGGGAATGGTATTCTTCTCATTTAAAATCACATGTCAGTGACACTGCGCAGGAGATGGGCGCTTTGCCGCACCAAGTGTGCCAAGCGGGCCAAGCGCTTTCGCCCAGACACGTGCGTCATGTGCACTTTGACCTAGAGGTTGATTCATTGTAACCTACAGAGATTATACACGAAGAGAGCAATAGTTACGTCGGCATTTATCGGTAAAAGTCCTGTGCGCATGTCATTTCCGTGGGGAAAAGCCCGAAATCGAACGACAATTTGCATCTTGCTTTAGCGTTTCAAAAGTTTGCGCTAgcccaatacgcggatttagggtttctctaccggaagtcaatttgtgccgaaattccttcccacaatgcaataagcgttttgcataacaatagatacagttcggaggttaatcaatattctttgttattcaatacgcatattgcattgtgggaaggaatttcggcacaaattgacttccggtagagaaaccctaaatccgcgtattggacGGAGTGTGCGCTAAATCCAGAATACATTGTGACCACCAGCCACAAATTTGAAAACGTATAACTATTATATTTAAAAACAGTATCCACATCCATtacatttatatattaattcATATAAGAAAAGTCGCGATGAATAATTCATCAAAACGTCAAGTTTCATGCTGTACATTTGAATAATGCagcaatagagagattgcgaaatgtACGTGAAACGCCAACCGCATGctccattttcattgtcctcataatattaccttgccaatgatatgatgttgtccgagcaatatacctGACCTTTAACATGGTTCTTTTGGAACGATTCCAGTAAAAGTCATGATGACTACTCACATTGTTAGTTGCGTTTctccactacactagtggtttcattggcaactcatcacatctaaccgcttccttttataggcaaaaGGAACCGTTAAGgccgtgatgagttggtcaaagatgttgttgagtgaatagGCCCCTCGTCCTTATTCAGAGTGCCTTTTCCTTTTGggcgtatccagatggcttcttttagccatctggtggtcttgtcagcttctctgtcGATAAATTTTGAGTCCTGTCAACTGATAGAATGATTAGAAGAGGCAACGTAGTtggtgatagctgacttgtgaacgTCTGTGATAGATGATTTTCGGCTTGCACAGTGTATGGTTTTGTTTCAAGAATCTTATACTCCTGTAAATGAAATTCTAATAATGTTGCTTCATCCAATGATGAATCTTATACTCttgtaaataaaattattattgccAATTATGTTGCTTCATCCAATGATGAATCTTATACTCCtgtaaatgaaattattattgCCAATTATGTTGCTTCATCCAATGATGAATCTTACACTCTTGCAAATGAAATTATTATTGCTAATTATGTTGCTTCATCCAATGATGAATCTTACACTCTTGCAAATGAAATCATTATTTCTAATTATGTTGCTTCATCCAATGATGAATCTTATACTCatgtaaatgaaattattattgCCAATTATGTTGCTTCATCCAATGATGAATCTTATACTCCtgtaaatgaaattattattgCTGATAATGTTGCTTCATCCAATGATGAATCTTATACTTTTGTAAATGAAATCATTATTGCCAATTATGTTGTTTCATCCAATGATGAATCTTATACTCCTGTAAATGAAATCATTATTGCTAATTATGTTGCTTCATCCAATGATGAATCTTATACTTTTGTAAATGAAATCATTATTGCCAATTATGTTGTTTCATCCAATGATGAATCTTATACTCCtgtaaatgaaattattattgCTAATAATGTTGCTTCATCCAATGATGAATCTTATACTCTTGTAAATGAAATCATTATTGCTAATTATGTTGTTTCATCCAATGATGAATCTTACACTCCTGTAAATGAAATTGTTATTGCCAAGTATGTTGTTACATCCCATGATGAATCTTATACTTGTCTCAATGAAATCATTGCTAATAATGTTGTCTCATCCAATGATGAATCGTATACTCTCATCCAATGATGAATCTTATACTCttgtaaatgaaattattgcTTATTATGTTGTTTCATCTAATGATGAATTTTATACTCttgtaaatgaaattattgcTTATTATGTTGTTTCATCAAATGATGAATTTTATACTCttgtaaatgaaattattgcTTATTATGTTGTTTCATCAAATGATGAATTTTATACTCttgtaaatgaaattattgcTTATTATGTTGTTTCATCAAATGATGAATCTTATACTCCTGTAAATGAAATCATTATTGCTAATAATGTTGCTTCATCCAATGATGAATCTTATACTTTTGTAAATGAAATCATTATTGCCAATTATGTTGCTTCATCCAATGATGAATCTTATACTCCTGTAAATGAAATCATTATTGCTAATAATGTTGCTTCATCCAATGATGAATCTTATACTTTTGTCAATGAAATTGTTATTGCCAATTATGTTGTTACATCCAATGATGAATCTTATACTTGTCTCAATGAAATCATTGCTAATAATGTTGTCTCATCCAATGATGAATTTGGGGAATGAGGTTGGGAaataattcttgaagtatagtgaatctagcatattttggcgacagaataagtttgtggtacaaatgcgcgcaaaattgccatattgaagctaaactgatgaaatgtggtgcaaaagtggaataaatgagctaaaatggccaaatatggggtcAGAAACCTTAGGCTTGTAAATTCTTACGCGTCTAAGATTCCATTGGTAAATAATAGAATACGCTTAAGATGATTACAATGCTAGTATGGCACTCCTGACGCGATGTAGTGTGTGTGTAGGGCGGTGCCTATTGCGAGTCTAAGATATCACGATCACATTGAAATGCATCCCAAGAAGCGTTATGCGGGATTATGATACTGTGCACAGGAAAATACGCACCAcctcactaccgaacttgaggcgaatCGCATTGTAgtagtcaggcttcctaagccagcaggcaagggggtgacactaaattcacggttgttctattagcaacgcaaaatctatgaaacaTTCAGCTGGtgtactagctagaaagtgaggccagttatcgatccgttatagctcgttatgaataattcatgttcgaccccttggatcatgttaattgagtttggcaaataacaacgttgttagttttgcgaactttgcctgttcaatgagagtatagcgcgcccccaatacatctgggcacaaaccaggcgaaaacgatccagtttaaagaaatggcggacgggtattcccatcaggcaccagtgatatgttttttcaaagaaagactactaatttgatatgaaatgacattttgcaatagcaaagtcaaaattaggacttgctgtcaataatatgaaggaaatatgtgacagaggcagggtgggaaatacaagtagtatttaagttacaataacctttgatacccgacctgaccttccatcatggccccatgattcgtcttatgtatttctattatgctctcaagtaaaataaaataccaatctgcactgagcagacaatgttacttggctcccagcataaattattgattttatacggaggtaaagaaatgcacagtgtatgtgcatgatgtgcaagcatactctaaatatttacggtaaatctgaatagtggtcacatgttgacatatcatgtgttcgggaaatcacgtggcaacattttaagatttcaggcttgtttactagttaattgccatttgtactctttattatttatctttgttaattaacatatattttaaatgctgataaatcgtggttggctgccaaTGATATCTGttcaattcaatgttttatgaatataattctaccacgcagagggggtcacgcagcagaatttcacatcacctgacttagctagatttcgaagctctgctcttcaaattcatgtaactttcaaagtttatacatttaatatatttaatatgatactaatttttgttataaccaactggtacacgaaatatactagcttattacctatacagaaaggtgattatcagccttcactcagcaaattgacatgcccggcatatgcagccattctccgtctggattacatgactatcgccctcaatacgtctgggcacaaatttaaataacaatacgctatttacatatcaatgcggcctcatgctaattaaagctgccccatccaggagttcatctatgcagCAGGCTaaccctaccaatgtggatcaattttattgatttatctttctaggtgatgtacgatgtgaaattATAAGCACTATTGTATACCCTATCCAATTTcaccattactgcggtgtccccaaTATAAAACTGCGATGttccgaggtcgggggttccatccatttgtgtgctatacagaatcaATTATACCCGAGAATTGTACCGGGATTGTACCCAACAGTGATATTcgatacacaatcatgagtattgaattacgaattaaatctccgctctggtacatcCGTGTTtctgtcaatagagggccaaatacagtaaacgcttctcggattgtgTATagaactaattgggcttaagcctgatgaCTCGCCATGCTTTGAGAAACCGGCCCAAATGGTTTGGCTCACATTGTTAATACAAGACAAGCTGTATGATTATATTATACAATACAGGCCTGTAAATAAGATGAAATACTATGTACTTTCATATGTGATTTTATTGAACATGTtgcctttgacactatcgaccacagtattttattacataaattgGAACACTATGGCTTTAgatgaaacgttttaaaatggtttgaagattacctacataatagaaaacagtatgtgtattacaatttttgtaaatctgaatataaagatataataagtggagtacctcaaggctccatcctaggcccattattgttcattttgtatgttaatgatatcataaatacttccaccattctaaaatgtgtcttgtttgccgatgatactactataactgaggacacggtggctcagtggttacggccttggactctgagagcttgctcgacgtgcgtgggttcgagtctccgtcccaccaccgtgttgcgccctcgggcaaggcgctttgcctcgcaaaggtgcaatgggaagctgttaggagtagtcacagtcgttgtactgatgaaccctgcgccatttgtaggcagcaaacgtggtgttgacatattctaatgacggcagaataaatgtaaagtgctttgaagCTGTTTACAGCAtagagcgctatataaatatctacatttattttatttatttaacttattcacataaggacattgtgtccaaatacgattttatcaacaatgaattaaaagaagttaataattggtttaaggctaataagctatcagtgaatgcaagcaagactaattatatggtgcttggtacaaatcacaaaacatcacgcgtattgtacaatgttaccaataatattatattagataatgtaatcctggaaaggatgaataagaccaaatttcttggagtgacaattgatgagaatctaacctggaaatttcatattaacaacatctcaaagaatatatctaggtgttggtgtaataaaccaactgaaacattttgtaaaagattttcaaacttcaaaaaaagcccttagaatgatatcgaatagtcactttttaagtcactcatcccctattttcaagaattacaaattgattaatgtttatgatacttatgatCTCGAATTaagcacttttatgtacaagtataatgCCAATCAGTTACCAAACGCTGAAGATTCCAAGATCTGTctaacaaaaacagagtttgctaacaaaacaataagaactgccgggccaagaaaatggcattcgattgacaaatgcgccaaaacggctacatcagtaaaagtctaaaacaaaccttatggaaatgtacacttaatacctcttagtttgggTTACTTCTTAATTGGgttttttctcccttttaaaacaaatcgcttaaaattaactgatctctttgcatttatactatattcacatattcacaaaatgtcagctttcttgtgcgatatacgtgagtatatgttatgaaatcttaatttgtcttacacttatattctgcatgttctgctTTTTTTCTGCTTAGTTGTACAAGAATATATGAAagagggtgggtgggtgggggtgtttgtatgtatgtaattgtttttattagataaattaggaaacttaggctaaggttaagggggtgtttgttcaggcctttttggccttctgagcatctcctcattcaaatgtgtatgtttttgttgttattgtattgttgtattttgaatgaaataaagattgattgatttgatagcaaatcagtacagaaaatagaAATgaggaaatgcattgtgggaagtgtgagatatcttctctgggcttACGGTTCATGAATAAAGGCATATGCCCGACAAGTATTGTCAAAATCTGCATCATGTGGTATACATCATGATCATAGTTTAatcaccttggtctgggcggacattttaaaaatgaatttagaagagcagcaacgacaccacttgcattacattccagatgttaaatctacatcatatgcaaaatttaaggaaaaataaacgaggccgttttattttagggccatttgtctataactggtcttttcatgtagccctatggagagagtgcccgttgagggcgctataacccccattttaggaacaaaaatgtgatttaaaaaaaacggcctcgtgcgaattttctaaaattttcagagtatgtagtatgaacatgtcgaaatataatcaagtagttaccctacctgctcttctccgaaaaaataaaaagtcctatacctcaatgataatgaaacctaggtgaatcATGTAGTATGATCACTGGACCAATCTCGTTACCTCCCCATAAGGTCAGGTCAGTTTGGCTAGATCAGTAAATCCACAAGGTCACGTCTGTTTGACCTCGCAAGAACACCTCATATGAATCCATCTTTATGCCAGTTAGTGTTGCCAATGCCATATAAGCAGTCAACACAAAGGCGTGGCGAaccaacaatcatgacaatcgaCCTCCCAGCCCGCACCAGTCCTTGGTTTAAAAAAATGCCAACGGAGGAACTATAGCGCAATTTAGCGGGTTAACCGCATCGTTTGACAATGTTGTACCttattgtatagacgaatccaaatacacgcattcctacacctgactagcagcctttagttgggtccccgtcggctacaatgcatccaaaatgtgaaatgattcggccttggcggaaattttaaactgcattccatcacccgttttacaccttccgcgaaaacacaggtagacaaaagagagaaggtcgaggagggttaatagaataatacaatagagataattccgcaggtaatcccgtcgcatctattcatagatgtacaaatggatgaacaaaaggactatgtatgaatagatgcgacaggattacctctattgtatatattattctattaaccctcctcgtctttgcatcttctccaggtgttaggcggcttttatttgcacaatcgggcgctcaaaacaccaggttggtgctagcgggaaaccaaagatggccgaccaaatcctgaccatgacttggctcgttggattcgtctatagcttttGTTCTCAATCGATCAAGATCCCAGTTGTAAAATTAACTGACACATCATGTTCATCCAGACATTCACATTAAGCACTATTCAACATGTGAATGGTATCTTTGATAGGCCTGATAATGGAGAGAAAGACGAACAGAGATTGAATACAGCTTCATCAGGATTTGTTTAAtgaaatgatataaataataaataataactcATTACACCCTCTGCATTAAAGTTTAAACTGTCAAAGCTGAGCCTGAATTAGAATTAAATTACAAGTCCCATTAAGTGAAAAATACACTGAATCGAAACTATTGCCATGATTGTTGGCTCCAGTTCCCACCTCTGAAATCATTTAGGcatgtttttttaaagcaaaaatcaaCCTAAGCTGTAAAATTTATCTTCTTATTACCGGGTCAATTTTAAAATCCAGGTTGCTAGAACTTTTTTGCTTTGACCTAAAATTAACCTGTGCTAAATCGGTATGTTGACCAACCGATGTATTTTCATAGGATCCTATACACGCTGGGAGGCATAATATACGCTGAAGCCCGGGTGAAGAAGCCAAAGGTTTTTATTGAAAAGCCCTATTGTCTTCTAACTTAACAGACGTGAGGTGTATCAAGTAATCCTACGTATGCTCTATCATTTACTGTGGGAGGTTAGCTTTCTAGTTTGTTATTTTAAATGGATAGGGCATACTGTTACTATTCTAAAGCTCTATACAAACC carries:
- the LOC140155625 gene encoding somatostatin receptor type 5-like: MKDFSASFSDYHDEHSFHNQTYHAYEYNSRVIGIIGTVMGILFMCVSALGLIGNISVLDIIFRITKMKTIIDIHVVSLSISNIMFMISAIFFGIPSFMEYIWVFGEAMCHIVFIINDTHQFCVIFSLTVMAIDRYVVICHREIAVRYRSMTLAKFVTMCVWLASIAAASPFIYVTSYNKKQKACGADFNAKYSLEYVELVQKMYVLYAAILGFVLPFLIITFCYSSVARKLRVANARLGTLTCSRKLNRLVRFFILTFFICNCPFFVARLLLAFVPSFASWTYSLIVADLTMLLSNANSLINPILYGLFGAHIKTTLREWYSSHLKSHVSDTAQEMGALPHQVCQAGQALSPRHVRHVHFDLEVDSL